One genomic segment of Planktothrix serta PCC 8927 includes these proteins:
- the pyrE gene encoding orotate phosphoribosyltransferase: MDQQQQQVTLNESVATTDLTTLRHWLLDLFCQLAYKEGDFVLSSGQQSSYYINGKQVTLHPQGALAIGRLLLAMLPENTQAVAGLTLGADPMVSAVSVVSAYQNRPVFALIIRKEAKGHGTQAYIEGPTLPAGAPVVVLEDVVTTGQSAMKAVKRLQDAGYQVNQIIALVDRQQGGGELYAAEGLEFSRLFTIDDLKAHNASINCAKM; the protein is encoded by the coding sequence ATGGATCAACAACAACAGCAAGTAACTTTAAACGAGTCTGTCGCTACAACAGATTTAACAACTTTGCGACATTGGCTACTAGATTTATTTTGTCAGTTAGCCTATAAAGAAGGAGATTTTGTCCTATCTTCCGGTCAACAGAGTTCCTACTATATTAATGGTAAACAAGTCACCCTTCACCCTCAAGGCGCTTTAGCCATTGGCCGTTTATTATTAGCAATGTTACCCGAAAATACCCAAGCCGTCGCCGGATTAACCCTCGGTGCTGACCCAATGGTATCAGCCGTGAGTGTGGTTTCAGCCTATCAAAATCGGCCCGTTTTTGCCTTAATTATTCGCAAGGAAGCCAAAGGACACGGAACTCAAGCTTATATTGAGGGGCCAACCTTACCCGCAGGCGCCCCAGTAGTGGTTTTAGAAGATGTGGTCACGACGGGACAGTCGGCGATGAAAGCGGTTAAACGCCTACAGGATGCGGGTTATCAGGTGAATCAAATTATTGCTTTAGTAGACCGACAACAGGGAGGCGGCGAACTCTACGCGGCGGAAGGGTTAGAATTTAGTCGCTTATTCACGATAGATGACTTAAAAGCCCATAACGCTAGTATCAACTGTGCAAAAATGTGA
- a CDS encoding M20 family metallopeptidase → MVSTLPGLNSVHISQLRLDIRNLQPQLVEWRRRLHQYPELGFTEILTAEFVSQHLKKWGIDHQTGIAKTGIVATIDSGKPGPVLAIRADLDALPIQEENDVSYQSQHPGIMHACGHDGHTAIALGTAYYLAHHRHRFQGVVKIIFQPAEEGPGGAKPMIEAGVLKNPDVDALIGLHLWNNLPLGTIGVRSGALMAAVEKFQCTIYGKGGHGAIPHQTIDSILVASHVVLALQTIVSRNVNPLEAAVVSVGSLHGGKTDNVIADSAKMLGTVRYFNPSYQGFFGTRVEQIIAGVCQIHGASYELNYAPLYPPVINDKRIADLVQSIAETVVETPAGIVPECQTMAAEDISYFLQEVPGCYFFLGSSNPDKNLAFPHHHPRFDFDETVLGMGVEMFVRCVEKFCTLH, encoded by the coding sequence ATGGTTTCTACACTTCCGGGCTTAAATTCAGTTCATATATCGCAACTGCGACTCGATATTCGTAATTTGCAACCCCAGTTAGTGGAATGGCGACGCCGTTTACATCAGTATCCTGAACTGGGATTTACTGAAATCTTGACGGCAGAATTTGTCTCTCAACACCTGAAAAAATGGGGAATTGATCATCAAACTGGAATTGCTAAAACGGGAATTGTTGCGACTATTGATAGTGGAAAACCAGGGCCGGTTTTAGCTATTCGTGCGGATTTAGATGCTTTACCCATTCAAGAAGAAAATGATGTTTCTTATCAATCTCAACATCCAGGGATTATGCACGCCTGCGGTCATGATGGTCACACAGCGATCGCATTAGGAACAGCTTATTATTTAGCCCATCATCGCCATCGTTTTCAAGGCGTAGTTAAAATTATTTTTCAACCCGCCGAAGAGGGGCCAGGAGGGGCTAAACCGATGATTGAGGCGGGGGTTTTAAAGAACCCAGATGTAGATGCTTTAATTGGTTTACACCTGTGGAATAATTTACCTTTGGGAACTATTGGAGTCCGTAGCGGGGCGTTAATGGCGGCGGTGGAAAAATTTCAATGTACGATTTATGGAAAAGGCGGACATGGTGCAATTCCCCATCAAACCATTGATTCTATTCTTGTTGCTTCCCATGTTGTTTTAGCCTTACAAACGATTGTTTCTCGGAATGTTAATCCGTTAGAGGCGGCCGTTGTGAGTGTGGGTTCCCTGCATGGAGGAAAAACCGATAATGTGATTGCTGATAGTGCTAAAATGTTGGGAACGGTTCGATATTTTAACCCGAGCTATCAAGGGTTTTTTGGAACACGAGTTGAACAAATTATTGCGGGTGTTTGTCAAATTCATGGAGCCAGTTATGAACTCAATTACGCGCCTTTATATCCTCCGGTGATTAATGACAAACGGATAGCGGATTTGGTGCAGAGCATCGCGGAAACGGTGGTAGAAACTCCGGCGGGAATTGTTCCCGAATGTCAAACTATGGCAGCCGAAGATATCTCCTATTTTCTCCAAGAAGTTCCCGGTTGTTATTTCTTTTTGGGGTCATCAAATCCCGATAAAAATTTGGCTTTTCCCCATCATCATCCTCGTTTTGATTTTGATGAAACGGTTTTAGGAATGGGTGTAGAAATGTTTGTTCGCTGTGTGGAAAAATTCTGCACCCTTCATTAG
- the bioD gene encoding dethiobiotin synthase, which produces MKKNLLIAGTDTNVGKTVLTSALISYWQTYYLSRSLGVFKPIQTGIGDREFYSEYFALNQSLQEINPIHFEAPLAPPIAAELEGKTIDLKLVWSQFCQLQQSRDFVLVEGLGGLGSPVTAELTVADLARDWHLPTILVVPVRLGAIAQAVANVALARQMGVFLQGLILNCVEPCSEADIEHWTPIHLIESLTQIPILGILPHLDTPTDREKLTQMASNLNLEIIFS; this is translated from the coding sequence GTGAAAAAGAATTTATTGATTGCGGGAACGGATACGAATGTTGGGAAAACCGTATTAACCAGCGCGTTAATTTCCTATTGGCAAACCTATTATTTATCGCGGAGTTTAGGAGTATTTAAACCGATACAAACGGGAATTGGGGATCGAGAATTTTATAGCGAATATTTTGCTTTAAATCAATCTCTGCAAGAGATTAATCCTATACATTTTGAAGCTCCTCTGGCTCCTCCAATTGCTGCGGAATTGGAAGGAAAAACCATCGATTTAAAATTAGTTTGGTCGCAATTTTGCCAGTTACAACAAAGTCGGGATTTTGTATTAGTTGAAGGGTTGGGAGGGTTAGGTTCTCCGGTTACGGCCGAATTAACGGTGGCTGATTTAGCCAGAGATTGGCATTTACCGACAATTTTAGTCGTTCCTGTACGTTTAGGGGCGATCGCTCAAGCCGTTGCTAATGTAGCCTTAGCTCGACAAATGGGAGTATTTCTACAAGGGTTAATCTTAAATTGTGTCGAACCTTGTTCAGAAGCAGATATCGAACATTGGACTCCTATTCATCTGATCGAGTCTTTAACCCAAATTCCCATTTTAGGAATTTTGCCTCATCTTGACACTCCGACGGATCGGGAAAAATTGACTCAAATGGCTTCCAATTTAAACCTAGAAATAATTTTTTCTTAA
- a CDS encoding serine/threonine-protein kinase, with translation MTQTAIPVGTILQNRYRLISVLGQGGFGRTYLAEDQGRFNERCALKEFIPVQAGTYALQKSQELFRREAQILYQIHHAQIPQFGAVFEENQRLFLVQDYVEGKTYHALLMERKNGAAGLPKTFTEAEMVLFLRQMLPVLAHIHSVGIIHRDISPDNIILRHQDQLPILIDFGVVIELATRINTPDLTLPPATRVGKLGYAPFEQIQTGQAFPSSDLYALAVTVIVLLTGQEPQYLLDQTALSWNWQPYVKVSPNFAQILNRMLSRQPSDRYQSAPEVEQALQTLNQPLNFPPTQTLPIPVPSPTPQPPDPNFSQLPTLAVGRPLITQSGQQQAQNNNSPVVPPPTPNPFSTPTPDPIWSGSQSLWDKPATVIVAGVLVACLAAWGSWALVKGFLKVADRNSQDTPSEVNPPLANPSSPLPSLPLPNVIPPTTSPNQVPTPSPTEPTPTTRRLSLVEGEPTVIEGNLKANQAANYVVPAEAGQQFYASVSGDGVLFTLLGPDQQPINQGEAVSLWQGTLPSSGDYTVILNTIPGLPESNYKLDLTLINTLSPIVPPEVEPEPEPAPIPEPEPTPQPTFAPEPEPEPEPAPAPVPTPKPTPQPTPEPTPEPTPEPAPEPAPEPSPAPPLEPSPTPEPTPEPTPEPSPIPAPESQPITAPQLE, from the coding sequence ATGACGCAAACTGCTATTCCCGTTGGGACAATTCTGCAAAACCGCTACCGCTTGATCAGCGTTTTAGGTCAGGGGGGATTTGGTCGGACTTATTTAGCCGAAGATCAAGGACGATTTAACGAGCGCTGCGCCTTAAAAGAATTTATTCCCGTCCAAGCCGGAACTTATGCACTACAAAAATCTCAAGAATTATTTCGCCGGGAAGCGCAAATTCTCTACCAAATTCATCATGCTCAAATTCCCCAATTTGGGGCAGTTTTTGAAGAAAATCAACGGTTATTTTTAGTCCAAGATTATGTGGAAGGTAAAACCTATCATGCCCTATTAATGGAACGAAAAAATGGGGCTGCTGGTCTTCCTAAAACGTTTACAGAAGCAGAAATGGTGCTATTTTTACGGCAAATGTTGCCTGTTTTAGCCCATATTCATAGTGTAGGCATTATTCATCGAGATATTTCTCCTGATAATATTATTTTACGTCATCAAGATCAATTGCCTATTTTAATCGATTTTGGGGTGGTGATTGAATTAGCAACTCGCATCAATACCCCTGATTTAACCTTACCTCCAGCAACTCGCGTGGGAAAATTAGGCTATGCTCCTTTTGAACAAATTCAAACGGGACAAGCTTTTCCCAGTAGTGATTTATATGCTTTAGCGGTGACGGTAATTGTTTTATTAACGGGTCAAGAACCGCAATATTTACTCGATCAAACGGCTTTATCTTGGAATTGGCAACCTTATGTTAAGGTGAGTCCGAATTTCGCTCAAATTCTAAATCGAATGTTGAGTCGGCAACCGAGCGATCGCTATCAATCGGCCCCAGAGGTTGAGCAAGCGCTACAAACCCTGAATCAGCCCTTGAATTTTCCCCCCACTCAAACTCTACCCATACCAGTTCCCTCACCCACACCCCAACCCCCAGACCCGAATTTTTCTCAACTCCCGACCCTAGCTGTCGGACGACCGTTAATTACTCAATCCGGTCAACAGCAAGCCCAGAATAATAATAGTCCTGTTGTTCCACCTCCTACCCCCAACCCGTTCTCAACTCCTACTCCCGATCCGATTTGGTCGGGATCTCAATCCCTCTGGGATAAACCCGCAACGGTGATTGTGGCGGGTGTTTTGGTGGCCTGTTTAGCAGCTTGGGGCTCTTGGGCGTTAGTAAAAGGATTTCTCAAAGTTGCCGATCGCAACTCCCAAGATACCCCCTCGGAGGTGAATCCGCCCCTCGCTAATCCGTCAAGTCCTTTACCGTCTTTGCCCTTACCGAACGTTATACCGCCGACTACCTCACCGAATCAAGTCCCGACACCTTCTCCAACTGAGCCAACACCCACTACCCGACGTCTGAGTTTAGTCGAGGGTGAACCGACGGTAATTGAAGGAAATCTGAAAGCGAATCAAGCCGCTAACTATGTCGTTCCCGCCGAAGCTGGACAACAGTTTTATGCGTCTGTGAGTGGGGATGGAGTGTTGTTCACGTTGCTTGGCCCGGATCAACAACCGATTAATCAGGGAGAAGCGGTCTCTTTATGGCAAGGAACTCTGCCCTCTAGTGGAGACTATACGGTGATTCTGAATACGATTCCTGGGCTACCAGAAAGTAACTATAAGTTAGACCTGACGTTAATTAATACCCTTTCCCCGATTGTGCCGCCTGAAGTTGAACCCGAACCCGAACCCGCCCCGATTCCTGAACCCGAACCCACACCCCAACCCACCTTTGCACCTGAACCTGAACCTGAACCTGAACCTGCTCCTGCTCCTGTTCCTACCCCAAAACCCACACCCCAACCGACTCCTGAACCGACGCCTGAACCGACGCCTGAACCTGCTCCTGAACCTGCTCCTGAACCTTCCCCAGCACCCCCATTAGAACCTAGTCCTACTCCTGAACCGACGCCTGAACCGACGCCTGAACCCAGTCCCATCCCAGCACCTGAATCTCAACCCATTACTGCCCCTCAGTTGGAATAA
- a CDS encoding GatB/YqeY domain-containing protein, producing MSLKDRVSEDIKVAMKSKDKLRLETVRSIKKVLLEKETSAGGDGKDSLTEAQELEVLIQSAKQRRDSIEQYQKAGREDLADKEKAELAIIEEYLPKQLTDEEVSTIIDQVIVEMGATSAKDMGKVMGLAMQRLKGQTDGKKVQELVKAKLG from the coding sequence ATGAGTCTCAAAGATCGAGTTAGTGAAGATATCAAAGTCGCCATGAAGTCTAAGGACAAGCTGCGGCTAGAAACCGTTCGCAGCATTAAGAAAGTGCTGCTAGAGAAAGAAACCAGTGCTGGGGGAGACGGAAAAGATTCCCTCACCGAAGCTCAAGAATTAGAAGTGTTAATTCAATCGGCTAAACAACGCCGAGACTCCATTGAACAATATCAGAAAGCTGGACGGGAGGATTTAGCGGACAAAGAAAAAGCTGAACTCGCCATCATTGAAGAATATCTTCCCAAACAACTGACCGATGAAGAAGTGAGTACCATTATTGATCAAGTTATTGTCGAGATGGGTGCAACTTCTGCTAAAGATATGGGGAAAGTTATGGGGCTGGCCATGCAACGCTTAAAAGGTCAAACAGACGGTAAAAAGGTTCAGGAACTTGTTAAAGCTAAATTAGGTTGA
- a CDS encoding ribose-phosphate pyrophosphokinase, whose translation MIRSAILPLPYSEPLVADHSRLRLFSGSANTPLSLEVSRYLGIDLGPMVRKRFADGEIYIQIQESIRGCDVYLIQPSCYPVNDNLMELLIMIDACRRASARQITAVIPYYGYARADRKTAGRESITAKLVANLITEAGASRILAMDLHSAQIQGYFDIPFDHVYGSPVILDYLISKQLSDLVVVSPDVGGVARARAFAKKLNDAPLAIIDKRRQAHNVAEVLNVIGDVKGKTAVLVDDMIDTAGTISEGARLLRREGARQVYACATHAVFSPPAIERLSSGVFEEVIVTNTIPISPEKQFEQLTVLSVANLLGETIWRIHEDSSVSSMFR comes from the coding sequence GTGATCCGTTCTGCTATATTACCCCTTCCGTACTCTGAGCCATTGGTTGCTGATCATAGTCGGTTACGACTGTTTTCAGGATCTGCCAATACTCCCCTATCGCTGGAAGTAAGCCGTTATTTAGGCATTGACTTAGGGCCAATGGTTCGCAAGCGATTCGCCGATGGAGAAATTTACATCCAGATTCAAGAGTCAATTCGAGGCTGTGATGTCTATCTGATTCAACCGTCCTGCTATCCGGTCAATGACAACTTAATGGAGTTATTGATCATGATCGATGCTTGTAGACGGGCTTCTGCGCGTCAAATTACGGCCGTTATTCCCTATTATGGATACGCCAGAGCCGATCGCAAAACCGCAGGTCGTGAGTCGATCACTGCCAAATTAGTGGCTAACTTGATTACTGAAGCGGGTGCTAGTCGGATTCTCGCAATGGATTTACACTCGGCTCAGATTCAAGGATATTTTGATATTCCCTTTGATCATGTTTATGGTTCTCCGGTAATTTTAGATTACCTGATCAGCAAACAGTTATCCGATCTGGTTGTTGTTTCCCCAGATGTCGGTGGAGTCGCCCGTGCGAGGGCTTTTGCCAAGAAACTCAATGATGCTCCTTTAGCAATTATTGATAAACGTCGTCAAGCCCATAATGTGGCAGAAGTGCTGAATGTGATTGGCGATGTTAAAGGGAAAACTGCCGTTTTAGTCGATGACATGATTGATACGGCGGGGACGATTTCTGAAGGCGCTCGTTTACTGCGTCGAGAAGGTGCCCGTCAAGTCTACGCCTGCGCCACCCATGCGGTCTTCTCTCCTCCTGCAATTGAACGTTTATCCAGTGGGGTGTTTGAAGAAGTGATCGTCACCAATACGATTCCGATCAGCCCGGAGAAACAGTTTGAGCAGTTAACTGTTCTATCTGTTGCTAATTTACTCGGTGAAACGATTTGGCGCATACATGAAGATAGCTCTGTGAGCAGTATGTTCCGGTAA
- a CDS encoding peptidoglycan-binding domain-containing protein: protein MDKPLFGRQHYSKLIVLELQRRLQAMGYDPGAVNGRWSSETEASLEQAQQKYGVYGGKTNAAYFVVIPGKREDLPKIAEQVILLGVPETGVYQRDSLFEPKVAVGPFFNADIAKRWLHYLRDFGLSQAQIYHGC from the coding sequence ATGGATAAGCCCTTATTCGGACGACAACACTATAGTAAATTAATTGTATTAGAGTTACAACGGCGACTGCAAGCAATGGGTTATGATCCGGGTGCAGTTAATGGTCGTTGGAGTTCAGAAACAGAAGCCTCATTAGAACAAGCACAACAAAAATATGGGGTTTATGGAGGGAAAACGAACGCGGCTTATTTTGTTGTGATTCCTGGGAAACGAGAAGATTTACCAAAAATTGCCGAACAAGTGATTTTATTAGGTGTACCCGAAACAGGCGTTTATCAACGCGATAGTTTATTTGAACCCAAAGTAGCTGTAGGGCCGTTTTTTAACGCCGATATTGCTAAACGTTGGCTCCATTATCTCCGGGATTTCGGATTAAGTCAAGCCCAAATTTATCATGGCTGTTAA
- a CDS encoding MSCRAMM family protein gives MDSFFSDNLSASSTIPFLNVETPLDSIREGRQNPAPVTVASGQNLNGINFGNTQFGSISGIKFNDLNQDSLLTAGEPSLAGWTIFIDTNNNGTLEATEPTTVTNATGAYAFTNLAPASYTVREVQQAGWVQTTANPGPVNVTGGVDITGINFGNSQSGTITGIKFNDNNGNALFDAGETPLQGWTIFADGNNNGVLDTGEGSLVTGADGRYTFANVPPGNYTLREVQQPGWTQTTPNPGPIGVSGGTNAIINFGNRQFGSISGVKFNDLNSNATLDTGEPSLAGWTIFIDANNNGTLEATEPTTVTNATGAYAFTNLEPASYTVREVQQAGWVQTTPNPGAVNVTGGTDITGINFGNNQFGTITGLKFSDTNTNALFDAGETPLQGWTIFIDANGNGTLEATEASAVTGADGRYTFASVPPGNYTLLEVQQPGWTQTTPNPGSVGISGGTNAIVNFGNRQFGSISGIKFNDTNANSLFDAGETPLQGWTIYIDSNVNGVLDPTEPTTVTGTDGSYVFTNVPPGNYVLREVQQAGWTQTVPPVQA, from the coding sequence ATGGACTCTTTCTTTTCAGATAATTTATCCGCCTCCAGCACAATTCCTTTTCTGAATGTAGAAACGCCATTGGACTCCATCAGGGAAGGCCGCCAAAACCCGGCTCCGGTGACAGTGGCTTCTGGACAAAACCTCAACGGTATTAACTTCGGAAATACCCAATTCGGTTCCATCAGTGGAATTAAGTTTAATGACCTTAATCAAGATAGCCTGCTCACGGCTGGAGAACCTAGTTTAGCCGGATGGACTATCTTTATTGATACCAACAATAATGGCACCTTAGAAGCCACAGAACCCACCACTGTCACCAATGCGACTGGCGCCTATGCCTTCACGAACTTAGCTCCGGCTAGTTATACCGTTCGAGAAGTACAGCAAGCCGGATGGGTACAAACCACTGCTAACCCTGGCCCGGTGAACGTGACTGGGGGTGTAGATATCACCGGAATTAACTTCGGGAATAGCCAATCGGGTACGATCACCGGAATTAAATTCAACGATAATAATGGTAACGCCTTGTTTGATGCTGGGGAAACGCCGTTACAGGGATGGACAATTTTTGCTGATGGCAACAATAATGGCGTTCTCGATACCGGAGAAGGCTCCCTAGTCACAGGCGCGGATGGTCGTTACACCTTCGCTAATGTTCCGCCAGGGAATTATACCCTACGGGAAGTTCAGCAACCCGGATGGACACAAACAACCCCGAACCCTGGCCCAATTGGGGTGAGTGGGGGTACAAATGCGATTATCAACTTTGGCAACCGTCAGTTTGGTTCGATTAGTGGGGTCAAATTTAATGATCTCAATAGTAATGCCACCTTGGATACTGGGGAACCTAGTTTAGCCGGATGGACAATTTTTATTGATGCCAATAATAATGGCACCTTAGAAGCCACAGAACCCACTACTGTAACCAATGCTACTGGGGCCTATGCCTTCACGAACTTAGAGCCTGCTAGTTATACCGTTCGAGAAGTGCAACAAGCCGGATGGGTACAAACGACCCCAAACCCTGGTGCTGTGAACGTAACCGGGGGTACGGACATCACTGGAATTAACTTTGGTAATAACCAATTTGGTACGATCACAGGTTTAAAGTTCAGTGACACCAACACCAATGCCTTGTTTGATGCCGGAGAAACCCCGTTACAGGGGTGGACGATTTTTATTGATGCCAACGGTAATGGTACGCTTGAAGCCACAGAAGCTAGTGCTGTTACAGGCGCGGATGGTCGCTACACCTTTGCCAGCGTTCCTCCAGGGAATTATACCCTGCTGGAAGTTCAGCAACCCGGATGGACACAGACGACCCCTAACCCTGGCTCCGTTGGCATCAGTGGTGGCACGAATGCGATCGTCAACTTTGGCAACCGTCAATTCGGTTCTATCAGTGGCATAAAGTTTAATGATACAAACGCCAATAGTTTGTTTGATGCGGGTGAAACCCCTTTGCAAGGGTGGACAATTTATATTGATTCCAATGTTAACGGCGTTCTTGACCCCACAGAACCTACAACCGTAACCGGAACTGATGGCAGTTACGTTTTTACTAACGTTCCGCCGGGGAATTATGTATTGCGGGAAGTTCAACAAGCTGGATGGACACAAACAGTTCCCCCAGTACAAGCTTAA
- a CDS encoding URC4/urg3 family protein, whose translation MNNSETSQNAIAYFRSPHTIRERCNFIFNLALSDQLQHFRYHPEKLEFVANFVVDNIIKNYPDLNVPFHSRWRHFEVGNIPRIQTLQKQLNSLSVIKQTQAKLDLAIISVLLDAGAGEKWYYQEPETGLIWQRSEGLAVASYQMFCQGMFSSDPESPFQADAVGLIHLTESQLATGFQVNQNNPLTGIKGRLELLQKLGETLYNYPHLFGENNPRPGKLADYFLTQTPDNQLSAVTVLTTILEGLGEIWPGRLTLNHVNLGDVWYYPGLEALDSQYPFVPFHKLSQWLTYSLLEPLQDLGLKIIDLEQLTGLAEYRNGGLCLDLGLLELKDPSLSEKLHKPDSSVIIEWRSLTIIILDQMAEIIRQKLNLTPLEFPLVKILQGGTWNAGREIAKQRRFDSSPPLKLDSDGTVF comes from the coding sequence ATGAACAATTCAGAAACCTCTCAAAATGCGATCGCTTATTTTCGTTCTCCTCATACAATTCGAGAACGCTGTAATTTTATTTTTAATTTAGCTTTATCTGATCAATTACAACATTTTCGTTATCACCCAGAAAAATTAGAATTTGTAGCTAATTTTGTTGTAGATAATATTATTAAAAACTATCCTGACCTGAATGTTCCTTTCCATTCCCGATGGCGACATTTTGAAGTTGGGAATATTCCTCGAATTCAAACCTTACAAAAACAGTTAAATTCTTTATCCGTCATAAAACAAACCCAAGCTAAACTTGATTTAGCCATTATTAGTGTATTATTGGATGCAGGTGCAGGAGAAAAATGGTACTATCAAGAACCGGAAACTGGGTTAATTTGGCAACGTTCTGAAGGGTTAGCAGTTGCGAGTTATCAAATGTTCTGTCAGGGGATGTTTTCGAGTGATCCTGAATCTCCTTTTCAAGCGGATGCAGTTGGATTAATTCATTTAACAGAATCTCAATTAGCTACGGGATTTCAAGTTAATCAAAATAATCCCTTAACCGGAATTAAAGGCAGATTAGAACTCTTACAAAAATTAGGTGAAACGTTATATAATTACCCTCATTTATTTGGAGAAAACAACCCTAGACCCGGAAAATTAGCCGATTATTTCTTAACCCAAACCCCAGACAATCAACTCAGTGCTGTTACGGTTTTAACGACTATTTTAGAAGGATTAGGAGAAATTTGGCCAGGACGATTAACCCTGAATCACGTTAATTTAGGGGATGTTTGGTATTATCCAGGATTAGAAGCATTAGATTCACAATATCCCTTTGTTCCCTTCCATAAACTCTCTCAATGGTTAACTTATTCTTTACTGGAACCTTTACAGGATTTAGGATTAAAAATTATTGATTTAGAACAGTTAACGGGATTAGCAGAATATCGCAATGGGGGATTATGCTTAGATTTAGGATTATTAGAATTAAAAGATCCCAGTTTATCTGAAAAATTGCATAAACCTGATTCTAGTGTTATAATAGAATGGCGATCGCTAACTATTATTATACTCGATCAAATGGCTGAAATTATTCGCCAAAAATTAAATCTTACTCCCCTAGAATTTCCTCTAGTTAAAATATTACAAGGCGGAACCTGGAACGCCGGACGAGAAATTGCTAAACAACGCCGTTTTGATAGTTCTCCACCTCTAAAGTTAGATAGTGATGGAACAGTATTTTAA
- a CDS encoding GTP cyclohydrolase II, with product MAKEKRDSKPRHIVLTSHPTSYGAKPIPIHWGNADPRKRGPLIATLADPTHRNVIGTHSGSYAIYRALAVVQGTLKTDHRADLTNTSPIVNIGPYPSWSDPDKIVALDPFGAVVGDVFTEYFEKGYDIRPTIAITKAHINMPELYEAAAKGRLKIDGKIMKANGDLVVTKAAIEPVWYLPGIAHRLKVTESDLRHAIFEQTGGMFPELITRPDLQVFLPPIGGVTVYIVGDIAAITDPDRPVAVRVHDECNGSDVFGSDICTCRPYLVHGIEECIRTAHEGGAGVIVYYRKEGRALGEVTKFLVYNARKRQTGGDRADAYFERTECVAGVQDMRLQELMPDVLHWLGITRIDRLVSMSNMKYDAIVNSGIEVVKRIAIPDDLIPADAKVEIEAKKAAGYYTEGEVLDSEGLLDVKGREY from the coding sequence ATGGCCAAAGAAAAGCGAGATTCCAAACCTAGGCATATTGTTCTAACATCTCACCCCACCTCCTACGGCGCCAAACCTATCCCCATTCATTGGGGAAACGCCGACCCCCGCAAACGTGGCCCCTTAATTGCAACCCTAGCTGATCCTACTCACCGCAACGTTATTGGCACACATTCGGGCTCCTATGCCATTTATCGCGCCTTAGCAGTAGTTCAGGGAACCCTGAAAACCGACCACCGCGCCGACTTAACCAATACCTCCCCCATTGTCAATATTGGCCCCTATCCCAGTTGGTCAGATCCCGATAAAATTGTCGCTCTCGATCCTTTTGGCGCTGTGGTTGGGGATGTTTTTACTGAATATTTTGAAAAAGGCTATGATATTCGCCCGACTATTGCAATTACAAAAGCCCATATTAATATGCCAGAATTGTATGAGGCAGCCGCTAAAGGACGGTTAAAAATTGATGGGAAAATTATGAAAGCAAATGGGGATTTAGTGGTGACAAAAGCTGCTATTGAACCTGTGTGGTATTTACCCGGAATTGCCCATCGTTTGAAGGTGACAGAAAGCGATTTACGTCATGCTATATTTGAACAAACTGGGGGGATGTTTCCTGAGTTAATTACCCGTCCTGATTTACAAGTATTTTTACCTCCTATTGGGGGAGTTACGGTTTATATTGTCGGGGATATTGCAGCCATTACTGATCCTGATCGTCCTGTGGCGGTTCGAGTTCATGATGAATGTAATGGATCTGATGTTTTTGGGTCGGATATTTGTACTTGTCGCCCCTATTTAGTTCATGGCATTGAAGAATGTATTAGAACAGCCCACGAAGGCGGTGCAGGGGTAATTGTATATTATCGAAAAGAGGGACGAGCATTAGGAGAAGTGACGAAATTTTTAGTTTATAATGCGCGTAAACGTCAAACGGGAGGCGATCGCGCAGATGCTTATTTTGAACGGACAGAATGTGTCGCTGGGGTTCAAGATATGCGACTTCAAGAGTTAATGCCGGATGTCTTACACTGGTTAGGAATTACTCGCATTGATCGGTTGGTTTCGATGAGTAATATGAAATATGATGCTATTGTAAATTCGGGAATTGAAGTGGTTAAACGCATTGCTATTCCTGACGATTTAATTCCGGCGGATGCCAAGGTGGAAATTGAAGCTAAAAAAGCGGCAGGGTATTATACAGAAGGGGAAGTTTTAGACTCTGAAGGCTTACTTGATGTTAAAGGTCGAGAGTATTAA